A DNA window from Aspergillus nidulans FGSC A4 chromosome V contains the following coding sequences:
- a CDS encoding uncharacterized protein (transcript_id=CADANIAT00003696), producing the protein MLRMFSRALFFAVVCLFVAGASAYPIDDGQDPNTSDAFSLYAYGDGISGLPVFYADGKAQVGDPKLSTAKVTEKIYFTVASASPNTWIAHPKKKEAASFTSDVLMLPSGGSAAGDVVFKPKTSQKVESDTASVFSVYGNYVLINTAGANFYAEKTDVDGVWDLVWSDSGSGYVAITLRTIAPSTESV; encoded by the exons ATGCTCAGAATGTTCTCCCGTGCTCTATTTTTTGCAGTCGTCTGCCTCTTTGTGGCCGGGGCTTCCGCATACCCCATCGACGACGGTCAGGACCCCAACACGTCGGACGCCTTCAGTCTCTACGCTTACGGTGATGGGATCAGTGGGTTGCCGGTCTTCTATGCTGACG GCAAAGCTCAAGTCGGCGATCCCAAACTCTCCACTGCAAAAGTAACAGAGAAGATCTACT TTACAGTTGCGTCTGCTTCTCCCAACACGTGGATCGCACAcccgaagaaaaaggaggccGCATCGTTCACTTCCGACGTCCTGATGCTCCCGTCTGGCGGCTCAGCCGCAGGTGACGTCGTCTTCAAGCCTAAGACCTCACAGAAGGTGGAGTCCGACACGGCGAGCGTGTTCAGTGTCTACGGCAACTATGTTCTGATCAATACGGCTGGTGCGAACTTTTACGCCGAGAAGACCGATGTCGACGGTGTTTGGGATTTGGTCTGGAGTGATTCGGGGTCTGGCTATGTGGCTATCACGCTGAGGACGATTGCACCGAGTACGGAGTCTGTCTGA